The proteins below are encoded in one region of Triticum aestivum cultivar Chinese Spring chromosome 1B, IWGSC CS RefSeq v2.1, whole genome shotgun sequence:
- the LOC123136776 gene encoding uncharacterized protein, with protein sequence MPIISGSSHRDGAIYKRAAHWEHNYFFDITDRTETRLEPARAYDIPRNMMQIFSMKLAKAPINSGSIQLYGYIAAHDEVDLRLNYVFNRSRDDPITVQQGSLIEMNGPKRAILLIFDVLLEFDMRIKNGENEEDDLQLIDGISEFYGLRMSWRPHEVRIGGNCGAVDTSFALVHNSVEATVQVIISKVQTGFDLSLSSTIALLEMNKEFQLFSGNISESCGLGSFVIAVTWDTLMNLKFKVDHQGRNNNIERNCSFKAKLNGHASHQLNLETASILVKVTWAVLPA encoded by the coding sequence ATGCCGATAATTTCAGGGAGCAGCCACCGTGATGGTGCTATATACAAGAGAGCGGCTCACTGGGAGCATAATTACTTTTTTGATATCACTGACCGTACAGAGACTCGGTTGGAGCCAGCGCGTGCATACGATATACCACGTAACATGATGCAGATCTTTTCAATGAAGTTAGCTAAAGCTCCTATCAACAGTGGCTCAATACAGTTATACGGATATATAGCAGCACATGATGAAGTTGATCTAAGACTGAATTATGTTTTCAATCGTAGCAGGGATGATCCCATCACCGTGCAGCAGGGTTCTCTAATTGAAATGAACGGCCCTAAGAGAGCCATCCTGTTGATATTTGATGTGCTACTTGAGTTTGACATGAGGATCAAGAATGGAGAGAATGAAGAGGATGATTTGCAGCTGATTGATGGAATCTCAGAATTTTACGGTTTACGCATGTCGTGGAGACCGCACGAGGTTCGCATTGGTGGAAATTGTGGTGCAGTCGATACGTCTTTTGCACTTGTTCATAATTCAGTCGAGGCCACAGTACAAGTTATCATATCAAAAGTGCAGACTGGCTTTGATTTATCTCTCAGTTCTACGATTGCTCTTCTGGAGATGAATAAAGAATTCCAGCTCTTCAGTGGAAATATTAGTGAGTCCTGTGGCTTAGGAAGCTTTGTGATTGCTGTCACATGGGATACGCTTATGAATTTGAAGTTCAAGGTTGATCACCAAGGCCGTAACAATAATATTGAACGCAATTGTTCCTTCAAAGCTAAGTTAAATGGACACGCCAGCCATCAGCTAAATCTCGAGACTGCCTCAATTTTAGTTAAGGTGACTTGGGCTGTGTTGCCTGCATAG